Proteins co-encoded in one Deltaproteobacteria bacterium genomic window:
- a CDS encoding DUF554 domain-containing protein — protein MIGPLVNGAALIVGSAMGALLGPKLSPALKQRMPMVFGCASMGLGVAMIVKVKFLAPVVLALVVGALLGELIQLETMIQNAAGSSKKWMEKFAKPATGISQEEFLDKFVSLLVLFCVSGTGVYGAMTEGMTGDPTLLIVKAILDFFTAPIFASTMGMTVAVLMLPQLAVQASLYFGAALIMPLTTADMLADFSACGGLIMLATGLRICGIKQFPIANMIPALLLVMPLSWVWAAYVG, from the coding sequence ATGATCGGTCCTCTCGTTAACGGCGCGGCGCTTATCGTCGGCAGCGCCATGGGCGCCCTGCTCGGCCCCAAACTCTCGCCCGCCCTCAAACAGCGCATGCCCATGGTCTTTGGCTGCGCGTCCATGGGGCTTGGCGTGGCCATGATCGTCAAGGTCAAATTTCTCGCGCCCGTGGTCCTGGCGCTAGTTGTCGGCGCGTTGCTCGGAGAGCTCATCCAACTGGAAACAATGATCCAAAACGCGGCCGGCAGTTCCAAGAAATGGATGGAAAAGTTCGCCAAGCCCGCCACCGGCATCAGCCAGGAAGAATTTCTCGACAAATTCGTCTCGCTTCTCGTCCTGTTCTGCGTCAGCGGGACGGGCGTCTATGGCGCCATGACCGAAGGCATGACCGGCGATCCGACCCTGCTCATCGTCAAAGCCATTCTGGATTTTTTCACGGCCCCCATTTTCGCATCGACCATGGGGATGACCGTCGCGGTCTTGATGCTCCCACAGCTTGCAGTCCAGGCGAGTCTCTACTTCGGCGCGGCGCTGATCATGCCGCTGACCACCGCGGACATGCTGGCTGATTTTTCGGCCTGCGGCGGGCTGATCATGCTGGCCACTGGTTTGCGTATCTGCGGCATCAAACAGTTCCCCATCGCCAAC